Proteins from one Mercurialis annua linkage group LG7, ddMerAnnu1.2, whole genome shotgun sequence genomic window:
- the LOC126654487 gene encoding ubiquitin-like-conjugating enzyme ATG10 isoform X5, with protein sequence MEVSTWSGTLTLDEFTVAANAFADKWKRSNSSFPPWLWVNNTPKPPFLGSTRMDVYLSLENICLHDLDNKNDKNYNCDEGSCIKEEEASFSRKEEAIDGEDDATLVHSNNQLHYYDFHIVYSASYRVPVFYFRGYCSDGSLLQLNQIEKDLPTCSAKVLLESKWTFITQEEHPYLNRPWYKLHPCGTSEWMKLLFMGDAASIEKRVPFELYLISWFSVVGQVFSFRIPVAMVNHATVTDG encoded by the exons ATGGAAGTTTCAACTTGGAGTGGAACACTTACATTGGATGAGTTCACAGTTGCAGCTAATGCTTTTGCAGATAAATGGAAAAGGAGTAACTCTTCTTTCCCTCCTTGGTTATGGGTTAATAACACCCCGAAACCGCCTTTTCTTGGTTCTACACGA ATGGATGTTTACTTATCATTGGAGAACATATGTCTTCATGATCTTGAcaacaaaaatgataaaaat taCAATTGTGATGAAGGAAGTTGCATCAAGGAAGAAGAGGCTTCTTTCTCTCGGAAAGAAGAGGCAATTGATGGCGAAGATGATGCCACTTTG GTACATAGCAATAATCAGCTACATTACTACGATTTCCATATAGTTTACAGTGCTTCATACAGGGTTCCGGTGTTTTATTTCCGAGGATATTGCAGTG ATGGAAGTCTGTTACAGTTGAACCAAATTGAAAAGGACCTTCCTACTTGCTCTGCAAAGGTGTTGCTGgaatcaaaatggacttttatAACTCAGGAG GAGCATCCATACTTGAACAGGCCATGGTATAAGTTACATCCTTGCGGAACCAGCGAATGGATGAAATTGCTTTTTATGGGCGACGCTGCATCAATTGAGAAGAGAGTGCCATTTGAATTGTATCTCATTTCGTGGTTCTCGGTCGTCGGACAAGTTTTTAGTTTCAGGATTCCTGTAGCAATGGTGAATCATGCTACTGTAACTGATGGCTAA
- the LOC126654487 gene encoding ubiquitin-like-conjugating enzyme ATG10 isoform X6, with amino-acid sequence MSSQLQLMLLQINGKGVTLLSLLGYGLITPRNRLFLVLHEWMFTYHWRTYVFMILTTKMIKMYTIVMKEVASRKKRLLSLGKKRQLMAKMMPLWFVQCCKVHSNNQLHYYDFHIVYSASYRVPVFYFRGYCSDGSLLQLNQIEKDLPTCSAKVLLESKWTFITQEEHPYLNRPWYKLHPCGTSEWMKLLFMGDAASIEKRVPFELYLISWFSVVGQVFSFRIPVAMVNHATVTDG; translated from the exons ATGAGTTCACAGTTGCAGCTAATGCTTTTGCAGATAAATGGAAAAGGAGTAACTCTTCTTTCCCTCCTTGGTTATGGGTTAATAACACCCCGAAACCGCCTTTTCTTGGTTCTACACGA ATGGATGTTTACTTATCATTGGAGAACATATGTCTTCATGATCTTGAcaacaaaaatgataaaaatgta taCAATTGTGATGAAGGAAGTTGCATCAAGGAAGAAGAGGCTTCTTTCTCTCGGAAAGAAGAGGCAATTGATGGCGAAGATGATGCCACTTTG GTTTGTTCAATGCTGCAAGGTACATAGCAATAATCAGCTACATTACTACGATTTCCATATAGTTTACAGTGCTTCATACAGGGTTCCGGTGTTTTATTTCCGAGGATATTGCAGTG ATGGAAGTCTGTTACAGTTGAACCAAATTGAAAAGGACCTTCCTACTTGCTCTGCAAAGGTGTTGCTGgaatcaaaatggacttttatAACTCAGGAG GAGCATCCATACTTGAACAGGCCATGGTATAAGTTACATCCTTGCGGAACCAGCGAATGGATGAAATTGCTTTTTATGGGCGACGCTGCATCAATTGAGAAGAGAGTGCCATTTGAATTGTATCTCATTTCGTGGTTCTCGGTCGTCGGACAAGTTTTTAGTTTCAGGATTCCTGTAGCAATGGTGAATCATGCTACTGTAACTGATGGCTAA
- the LOC126654487 gene encoding ubiquitin-like-conjugating enzyme ATG10 isoform X4, with translation MEVSTWSGTLTLDEFTVAANAFADKWKRSNSSFPPWLWVNNTPKPPFLGSTRMDVYLSLENICLHDLDNKNDKNVYNCDEGSCIKEEEASFSRKEEAIDGEDDATLVHSNNQLHYYDFHIVYSASYRVPVFYFRGYCSDGSLLQLNQIEKDLPTCSAKVLLESKWTFITQEEHPYLNRPWYKLHPCGTSEWMKLLFMGDAASIEKRVPFELYLISWFSVVGQVFSFRIPVAMVNHATVTDG, from the exons ATGGAAGTTTCAACTTGGAGTGGAACACTTACATTGGATGAGTTCACAGTTGCAGCTAATGCTTTTGCAGATAAATGGAAAAGGAGTAACTCTTCTTTCCCTCCTTGGTTATGGGTTAATAACACCCCGAAACCGCCTTTTCTTGGTTCTACACGA ATGGATGTTTACTTATCATTGGAGAACATATGTCTTCATGATCTTGAcaacaaaaatgataaaaatgta taCAATTGTGATGAAGGAAGTTGCATCAAGGAAGAAGAGGCTTCTTTCTCTCGGAAAGAAGAGGCAATTGATGGCGAAGATGATGCCACTTTG GTACATAGCAATAATCAGCTACATTACTACGATTTCCATATAGTTTACAGTGCTTCATACAGGGTTCCGGTGTTTTATTTCCGAGGATATTGCAGTG ATGGAAGTCTGTTACAGTTGAACCAAATTGAAAAGGACCTTCCTACTTGCTCTGCAAAGGTGTTGCTGgaatcaaaatggacttttatAACTCAGGAG GAGCATCCATACTTGAACAGGCCATGGTATAAGTTACATCCTTGCGGAACCAGCGAATGGATGAAATTGCTTTTTATGGGCGACGCTGCATCAATTGAGAAGAGAGTGCCATTTGAATTGTATCTCATTTCGTGGTTCTCGGTCGTCGGACAAGTTTTTAGTTTCAGGATTCCTGTAGCAATGGTGAATCATGCTACTGTAACTGATGGCTAA
- the LOC126654487 gene encoding uncharacterized protein LOC126654487 isoform X12: MSSQLQLMLLQINGKGVTLLSLLGYGLITPRNRLFLVLHELIILLSSSYYCNTDADSLSLRSCLTTLYLCFLIRWMFTYHWRTYVFMILTTKMIKMYTIVMKEVASRKKRLLSLGKKRQLMAKMMPLWFVQCCKVHSNNQLHYYDFHIVYSASYRVPVFYFRGYCSDGSLLQLNQIEKDLPTCSAKVLLESKWTFITQE; this comes from the exons ATGAGTTCACAGTTGCAGCTAATGCTTTTGCAGATAAATGGAAAAGGAGTAACTCTTCTTTCCCTCCTTGGTTATGGGTTAATAACACCCCGAAACCGCCTTTTCTTGGTTCTACACGAGTTAATTATTCTACTTTCAAGTAGCTATTATTGCAATACTGATGCAGATTCGCTATCTTTACGTAGCTGTCTTACGACTCTTTATCTTTGTTTTCTCATCAGATGGATGTTTACTTATCATTGGAGAACATATGTCTTCATGATCTTGAcaacaaaaatgataaaaatgta taCAATTGTGATGAAGGAAGTTGCATCAAGGAAGAAGAGGCTTCTTTCTCTCGGAAAGAAGAGGCAATTGATGGCGAAGATGATGCCACTTTG GTTTGTTCAATGCTGCAAGGTACATAGCAATAATCAGCTACATTACTACGATTTCCATATAGTTTACAGTGCTTCATACAGGGTTCCGGTGTTTTATTTCCGAGGATATTGCAGTG ATGGAAGTCTGTTACAGTTGAACCAAATTGAAAAGGACCTTCCTACTTGCTCTGCAAAGGTGTTGCTGgaatcaaaatggacttttatAACTCAGGAG TAA
- the LOC126654487 gene encoding ubiquitin-like-conjugating enzyme ATG10 isoform X7, whose protein sequence is MSSQLQLMLLQINGKGVTLLSLLGYGLITPRNRLFLVLHEWMFTYHWRTYVFMILTTKMIKITIVMKEVASRKKRLLSLGKKRQLMAKMMPLWFVQCCKVHSNNQLHYYDFHIVYSASYRVPVFYFRGYCSDGSLLQLNQIEKDLPTCSAKVLLESKWTFITQEEHPYLNRPWYKLHPCGTSEWMKLLFMGDAASIEKRVPFELYLISWFSVVGQVFSFRIPVAMVNHATVTDG, encoded by the exons ATGAGTTCACAGTTGCAGCTAATGCTTTTGCAGATAAATGGAAAAGGAGTAACTCTTCTTTCCCTCCTTGGTTATGGGTTAATAACACCCCGAAACCGCCTTTTCTTGGTTCTACACGA ATGGATGTTTACTTATCATTGGAGAACATATGTCTTCATGATCTTGAcaacaaaaatgataaaaat taCAATTGTGATGAAGGAAGTTGCATCAAGGAAGAAGAGGCTTCTTTCTCTCGGAAAGAAGAGGCAATTGATGGCGAAGATGATGCCACTTTG GTTTGTTCAATGCTGCAAGGTACATAGCAATAATCAGCTACATTACTACGATTTCCATATAGTTTACAGTGCTTCATACAGGGTTCCGGTGTTTTATTTCCGAGGATATTGCAGTG ATGGAAGTCTGTTACAGTTGAACCAAATTGAAAAGGACCTTCCTACTTGCTCTGCAAAGGTGTTGCTGgaatcaaaatggacttttatAACTCAGGAG GAGCATCCATACTTGAACAGGCCATGGTATAAGTTACATCCTTGCGGAACCAGCGAATGGATGAAATTGCTTTTTATGGGCGACGCTGCATCAATTGAGAAGAGAGTGCCATTTGAATTGTATCTCATTTCGTGGTTCTCGGTCGTCGGACAAGTTTTTAGTTTCAGGATTCCTGTAGCAATGGTGAATCATGCTACTGTAACTGATGGCTAA
- the LOC126654487 gene encoding uncharacterized protein LOC126654487 isoform X2, which yields MSSQLQLMLLQINGKGVTLLSLLGYGLITPRNRLFLVLHELIILLSSSYYCNTDADSLSLRSCLTTLYLCFLIRWMFTYHWRTYVFMILTTKMIKITIVMKEVASRKKRLLSLGKKRQLMAKMMPLWFVQCCKVHSNNQLHYYDFHIVYSASYRVPVFYFRGYCSDGSLLQLNQIEKDLPTCSAKVLLESKWTFITQEEHPYLNRPWYKLHPCGTSEWMKLLFMGDAASIEKRVPFELYLISWFSVVGQVFSFRIPVAMVNHATVTDG from the exons ATGAGTTCACAGTTGCAGCTAATGCTTTTGCAGATAAATGGAAAAGGAGTAACTCTTCTTTCCCTCCTTGGTTATGGGTTAATAACACCCCGAAACCGCCTTTTCTTGGTTCTACACGAGTTAATTATTCTACTTTCAAGTAGCTATTATTGCAATACTGATGCAGATTCGCTATCTTTACGTAGCTGTCTTACGACTCTTTATCTTTGTTTTCTCATCAGATGGATGTTTACTTATCATTGGAGAACATATGTCTTCATGATCTTGAcaacaaaaatgataaaaat taCAATTGTGATGAAGGAAGTTGCATCAAGGAAGAAGAGGCTTCTTTCTCTCGGAAAGAAGAGGCAATTGATGGCGAAGATGATGCCACTTTG GTTTGTTCAATGCTGCAAGGTACATAGCAATAATCAGCTACATTACTACGATTTCCATATAGTTTACAGTGCTTCATACAGGGTTCCGGTGTTTTATTTCCGAGGATATTGCAGTG ATGGAAGTCTGTTACAGTTGAACCAAATTGAAAAGGACCTTCCTACTTGCTCTGCAAAGGTGTTGCTGgaatcaaaatggacttttatAACTCAGGAG GAGCATCCATACTTGAACAGGCCATGGTATAAGTTACATCCTTGCGGAACCAGCGAATGGATGAAATTGCTTTTTATGGGCGACGCTGCATCAATTGAGAAGAGAGTGCCATTTGAATTGTATCTCATTTCGTGGTTCTCGGTCGTCGGACAAGTTTTTAGTTTCAGGATTCCTGTAGCAATGGTGAATCATGCTACTGTAACTGATGGCTAA
- the LOC126654487 gene encoding uncharacterized protein LOC126654487 isoform X3, which yields MSSQLQLMLLQINGKGVTLLSLLGYGLITPRNRLFLVLHELIILLSSSYYCNTDADSLSLRSCLTTLYLCFLIRWMFTYHWRTYVFMILTTKMIKMYTIVMKEVASRKKRLLSLGKKRQLMAKMMPLCNNQLHYYDFHIVYSASYRVPVFYFRGYCSDGSLLQLNQIEKDLPTCSAKVLLESKWTFITQEEHPYLNRPWYKLHPCGTSEWMKLLFMGDAASIEKRVPFELYLISWFSVVGQVFSFRIPVAMVNHATVTDG from the exons ATGAGTTCACAGTTGCAGCTAATGCTTTTGCAGATAAATGGAAAAGGAGTAACTCTTCTTTCCCTCCTTGGTTATGGGTTAATAACACCCCGAAACCGCCTTTTCTTGGTTCTACACGAGTTAATTATTCTACTTTCAAGTAGCTATTATTGCAATACTGATGCAGATTCGCTATCTTTACGTAGCTGTCTTACGACTCTTTATCTTTGTTTTCTCATCAGATGGATGTTTACTTATCATTGGAGAACATATGTCTTCATGATCTTGAcaacaaaaatgataaaaatgta taCAATTGTGATGAAGGAAGTTGCATCAAGGAAGAAGAGGCTTCTTTCTCTCGGAAAGAAGAGGCAATTGATGGCGAAGATGATGCCACTTTG CAATAATCAGCTACATTACTACGATTTCCATATAGTTTACAGTGCTTCATACAGGGTTCCGGTGTTTTATTTCCGAGGATATTGCAGTG ATGGAAGTCTGTTACAGTTGAACCAAATTGAAAAGGACCTTCCTACTTGCTCTGCAAAGGTGTTGCTGgaatcaaaatggacttttatAACTCAGGAG GAGCATCCATACTTGAACAGGCCATGGTATAAGTTACATCCTTGCGGAACCAGCGAATGGATGAAATTGCTTTTTATGGGCGACGCTGCATCAATTGAGAAGAGAGTGCCATTTGAATTGTATCTCATTTCGTGGTTCTCGGTCGTCGGACAAGTTTTTAGTTTCAGGATTCCTGTAGCAATGGTGAATCATGCTACTGTAACTGATGGCTAA
- the LOC126654487 gene encoding ubiquitin-like-conjugating enzyme ATG10 isoform X9 — protein sequence MSSQLQLMLLQINGKGMDVYLSLENICLHDLDNKNDKNVYNCDEGSCIKEEEASFSRKEEAIDGEDDATLVHSNNQLHYYDFHIVYSASYRVPVFYFRGYCSDGSLLQLNQIEKDLPTCSAKVLLESKWTFITQEEHPYLNRPWYKLHPCGTSEWMKLLFMGDAASIEKRVPFELYLISWFSVVGQVFSFRIPVAMVNHATVTDG from the exons ATGAGTTCACAGTTGCAGCTAATGCTTTTGCAGATAAATGGAAAAGGA ATGGATGTTTACTTATCATTGGAGAACATATGTCTTCATGATCTTGAcaacaaaaatgataaaaatgta taCAATTGTGATGAAGGAAGTTGCATCAAGGAAGAAGAGGCTTCTTTCTCTCGGAAAGAAGAGGCAATTGATGGCGAAGATGATGCCACTTTG GTACATAGCAATAATCAGCTACATTACTACGATTTCCATATAGTTTACAGTGCTTCATACAGGGTTCCGGTGTTTTATTTCCGAGGATATTGCAGTG ATGGAAGTCTGTTACAGTTGAACCAAATTGAAAAGGACCTTCCTACTTGCTCTGCAAAGGTGTTGCTGgaatcaaaatggacttttatAACTCAGGAG GAGCATCCATACTTGAACAGGCCATGGTATAAGTTACATCCTTGCGGAACCAGCGAATGGATGAAATTGCTTTTTATGGGCGACGCTGCATCAATTGAGAAGAGAGTGCCATTTGAATTGTATCTCATTTCGTGGTTCTCGGTCGTCGGACAAGTTTTTAGTTTCAGGATTCCTGTAGCAATGGTGAATCATGCTACTGTAACTGATGGCTAA
- the LOC126654487 gene encoding uncharacterized protein LOC126654487 isoform X1: MSSQLQLMLLQINGKGVTLLSLLGYGLITPRNRLFLVLHELIILLSSSYYCNTDADSLSLRSCLTTLYLCFLIRWMFTYHWRTYVFMILTTKMIKMYTIVMKEVASRKKRLLSLGKKRQLMAKMMPLWFVQCCKVHSNNQLHYYDFHIVYSASYRVPVFYFRGYCSDGSLLQLNQIEKDLPTCSAKVLLESKWTFITQEEHPYLNRPWYKLHPCGTSEWMKLLFMGDAASIEKRVPFELYLISWFSVVGQVFSFRIPVAMVNHATVTDG; this comes from the exons ATGAGTTCACAGTTGCAGCTAATGCTTTTGCAGATAAATGGAAAAGGAGTAACTCTTCTTTCCCTCCTTGGTTATGGGTTAATAACACCCCGAAACCGCCTTTTCTTGGTTCTACACGAGTTAATTATTCTACTTTCAAGTAGCTATTATTGCAATACTGATGCAGATTCGCTATCTTTACGTAGCTGTCTTACGACTCTTTATCTTTGTTTTCTCATCAGATGGATGTTTACTTATCATTGGAGAACATATGTCTTCATGATCTTGAcaacaaaaatgataaaaatgta taCAATTGTGATGAAGGAAGTTGCATCAAGGAAGAAGAGGCTTCTTTCTCTCGGAAAGAAGAGGCAATTGATGGCGAAGATGATGCCACTTTG GTTTGTTCAATGCTGCAAGGTACATAGCAATAATCAGCTACATTACTACGATTTCCATATAGTTTACAGTGCTTCATACAGGGTTCCGGTGTTTTATTTCCGAGGATATTGCAGTG ATGGAAGTCTGTTACAGTTGAACCAAATTGAAAAGGACCTTCCTACTTGCTCTGCAAAGGTGTTGCTGgaatcaaaatggacttttatAACTCAGGAG GAGCATCCATACTTGAACAGGCCATGGTATAAGTTACATCCTTGCGGAACCAGCGAATGGATGAAATTGCTTTTTATGGGCGACGCTGCATCAATTGAGAAGAGAGTGCCATTTGAATTGTATCTCATTTCGTGGTTCTCGGTCGTCGGACAAGTTTTTAGTTTCAGGATTCCTGTAGCAATGGTGAATCATGCTACTGTAACTGATGGCTAA
- the LOC126654487 gene encoding ubiquitin-like-conjugating enzyme ATG10 isoform X10 gives MSSQLQLMLLQINGKGMDVYLSLENICLHDLDNKNDKNYNCDEGSCIKEEEASFSRKEEAIDGEDDATLVHSNNQLHYYDFHIVYSASYRVPVFYFRGYCSDGSLLQLNQIEKDLPTCSAKVLLESKWTFITQEEHPYLNRPWYKLHPCGTSEWMKLLFMGDAASIEKRVPFELYLISWFSVVGQVFSFRIPVAMVNHATVTDG, from the exons ATGAGTTCACAGTTGCAGCTAATGCTTTTGCAGATAAATGGAAAAGGA ATGGATGTTTACTTATCATTGGAGAACATATGTCTTCATGATCTTGAcaacaaaaatgataaaaat taCAATTGTGATGAAGGAAGTTGCATCAAGGAAGAAGAGGCTTCTTTCTCTCGGAAAGAAGAGGCAATTGATGGCGAAGATGATGCCACTTTG GTACATAGCAATAATCAGCTACATTACTACGATTTCCATATAGTTTACAGTGCTTCATACAGGGTTCCGGTGTTTTATTTCCGAGGATATTGCAGTG ATGGAAGTCTGTTACAGTTGAACCAAATTGAAAAGGACCTTCCTACTTGCTCTGCAAAGGTGTTGCTGgaatcaaaatggacttttatAACTCAGGAG GAGCATCCATACTTGAACAGGCCATGGTATAAGTTACATCCTTGCGGAACCAGCGAATGGATGAAATTGCTTTTTATGGGCGACGCTGCATCAATTGAGAAGAGAGTGCCATTTGAATTGTATCTCATTTCGTGGTTCTCGGTCGTCGGACAAGTTTTTAGTTTCAGGATTCCTGTAGCAATGGTGAATCATGCTACTGTAACTGATGGCTAA
- the LOC126654487 gene encoding ubiquitin-like-conjugating enzyme ATG10 isoform X11, which yields MEKEWMFTYHWRTYVFMILTTKMIKMYTIVMKEVASRKKRLLSLGKKRQLMAKMMPLWFVQCCKVHSNNQLHYYDFHIVYSASYRVPVFYFRGYCSDGSLLQLNQIEKDLPTCSAKVLLESKWTFITQEEHPYLNRPWYKLHPCGTSEWMKLLFMGDAASIEKRVPFELYLISWFSVVGQVFSFRIPVAMVNHATVTDG from the exons ATGGAAAAGGA ATGGATGTTTACTTATCATTGGAGAACATATGTCTTCATGATCTTGAcaacaaaaatgataaaaatgta taCAATTGTGATGAAGGAAGTTGCATCAAGGAAGAAGAGGCTTCTTTCTCTCGGAAAGAAGAGGCAATTGATGGCGAAGATGATGCCACTTTG GTTTGTTCAATGCTGCAAGGTACATAGCAATAATCAGCTACATTACTACGATTTCCATATAGTTTACAGTGCTTCATACAGGGTTCCGGTGTTTTATTTCCGAGGATATTGCAGTG ATGGAAGTCTGTTACAGTTGAACCAAATTGAAAAGGACCTTCCTACTTGCTCTGCAAAGGTGTTGCTGgaatcaaaatggacttttatAACTCAGGAG GAGCATCCATACTTGAACAGGCCATGGTATAAGTTACATCCTTGCGGAACCAGCGAATGGATGAAATTGCTTTTTATGGGCGACGCTGCATCAATTGAGAAGAGAGTGCCATTTGAATTGTATCTCATTTCGTGGTTCTCGGTCGTCGGACAAGTTTTTAGTTTCAGGATTCCTGTAGCAATGGTGAATCATGCTACTGTAACTGATGGCTAA
- the LOC126654487 gene encoding uncharacterized protein LOC126654487 isoform X8, translating to MSSQLQLMLLQINGKGVTLLSLLGYGLITPRNRLFLVLHELIILLSSSYYCNTDADSLSLRSCLTTLYLCFLIRWMFTYHWRTYVFMILTTKMIKMYTIVMKEVASRKKRLLSLGKKRQLMAKMMPLWFVQCCKVHSNNQLHYYDFHIVYSASYRVPVFYFRGYCSDGSLLQLNQIEKDLPTCSAKVLLESKWTFITQEVLRSIAEAFWCKSWKRRQKQCGSSFANLKI from the exons ATGAGTTCACAGTTGCAGCTAATGCTTTTGCAGATAAATGGAAAAGGAGTAACTCTTCTTTCCCTCCTTGGTTATGGGTTAATAACACCCCGAAACCGCCTTTTCTTGGTTCTACACGAGTTAATTATTCTACTTTCAAGTAGCTATTATTGCAATACTGATGCAGATTCGCTATCTTTACGTAGCTGTCTTACGACTCTTTATCTTTGTTTTCTCATCAGATGGATGTTTACTTATCATTGGAGAACATATGTCTTCATGATCTTGAcaacaaaaatgataaaaatgta taCAATTGTGATGAAGGAAGTTGCATCAAGGAAGAAGAGGCTTCTTTCTCTCGGAAAGAAGAGGCAATTGATGGCGAAGATGATGCCACTTTG GTTTGTTCAATGCTGCAAGGTACATAGCAATAATCAGCTACATTACTACGATTTCCATATAGTTTACAGTGCTTCATACAGGGTTCCGGTGTTTTATTTCCGAGGATATTGCAGTG ATGGAAGTCTGTTACAGTTGAACCAAATTGAAAAGGACCTTCCTACTTGCTCTGCAAAGGTGTTGCTGgaatcaaaatggacttttatAACTCAGGAG gtacttaggagcattgcggaagcattttggtgcaaaagttggaaaagacgacaaaagcaatgcggaagctcatttgcaaatctgaaaatctga
- the LOC126654487 gene encoding ubiquitin-like-conjugating enzyme ATG10 isoform X13, with protein MEKEWMFTYHWRTYVFMILTTKMIKITIVMKEVASRKKRLLSLGKKRQLMAKMMPLWFVQCCKVHSNNQLHYYDFHIVYSASYRVPVFYFRGYCSDGSLLQLNQIEKDLPTCSAKVLLESKWTFITQEEHPYLNRPWYKLHPCGTSEWMKLLFMGDAASIEKRVPFELYLISWFSVVGQVFSFRIPVAMVNHATVTDG; from the exons ATGGAAAAGGA ATGGATGTTTACTTATCATTGGAGAACATATGTCTTCATGATCTTGAcaacaaaaatgataaaaat taCAATTGTGATGAAGGAAGTTGCATCAAGGAAGAAGAGGCTTCTTTCTCTCGGAAAGAAGAGGCAATTGATGGCGAAGATGATGCCACTTTG GTTTGTTCAATGCTGCAAGGTACATAGCAATAATCAGCTACATTACTACGATTTCCATATAGTTTACAGTGCTTCATACAGGGTTCCGGTGTTTTATTTCCGAGGATATTGCAGTG ATGGAAGTCTGTTACAGTTGAACCAAATTGAAAAGGACCTTCCTACTTGCTCTGCAAAGGTGTTGCTGgaatcaaaatggacttttatAACTCAGGAG GAGCATCCATACTTGAACAGGCCATGGTATAAGTTACATCCTTGCGGAACCAGCGAATGGATGAAATTGCTTTTTATGGGCGACGCTGCATCAATTGAGAAGAGAGTGCCATTTGAATTGTATCTCATTTCGTGGTTCTCGGTCGTCGGACAAGTTTTTAGTTTCAGGATTCCTGTAGCAATGGTGAATCATGCTACTGTAACTGATGGCTAA